The segment CGAAACCATGCTGCAGATGCATGTTACAAGATGGATGGAACTTACATTTTGATGCAATTGTGCTTGAGTTGATGATGAACATTTCCATTATATCCCATAGTAATTTGTCAGGCTTCTTAGAATATGAACTTGGAATTTTAGTTTTACAATATGCTCAATAGATTTATGAAACAAAGTTGCAGTATCAGCCTTTTCACAACCTGGAATGATCCTTCTCAGAGTAGAAAGATTTCTTTGTACAGAAAAGTTAGCAAATTTCACCTTCTTTCTCATTCTCAAGCACCccatcttcatttttttgtttcgaTTATTCCTCAACAAGAAGCCGGCTCTTCTCATGGTAACTAAAGCAAAAAAATACAATGCAAATTCTGAGGCTTAAGATTCAGAGAAGCAAGGAGCCTATGCAGATGACTTACAATTCATTTACACCAATTTATAAACTGTTTCACTGTAAAGCTCATGATGGGGCAGATATGGAGCAATGGTTGTGGGGTTCTTTTTCAGTTGTCATATTGTGATTGTTTTCGCTTACATTTGTTTAAGAAATAGCTTTAAAACTTTCTGCTGCTCTTGAAAATATGACATAACACcatttcttaatattatagCCACTGATAATCTCCAAATATGGAAGATTTTTCAGGATCAAGACTGTTGAATGTCGTGGTGAGGGCCatgaaattgtttgttttatgggtatattttaagtaatttttgtctcctaatctcatttttattcatCCTAAAATGTTCCTTTACTTTTCTTCCTGTTCTCAGAAAGAGACTTGTTTAGTTTATTTCTGAATTTCTGATGGTCAGCCATTACTATCCAACAGCTCCAATATCATGGGCCAGAATGCGCTTTTCATGTCGATCCGGTATATGCTAGTTTACTAACTACCCCAAAGACTAGCATATTAGGTGATATTATCTACCCGGTTTTTAAAATCAAGACCTAGCCCATGTTTATTCGACATTTGGGAGTAACACCAGTCACTTTAGCAACAGTGCAGGCACCTAAATGTGAACCCATCAAGTTGTCTGCTTTCTCCCAGAATAATATGGAGCCTGCGTGTAGAACTGAAAAAGGGACTCTTTTTCGTACATGGGAGTGATCCTCAAAACATCTTTTTCCCATTGGTACCTAATTTGGCTGCAGGTGGGTCATTTTTCAGCTAGATAACAAGAAGGGCTTGACATTGTCCTTCAGGTTTTTATGTCATCTTTCTATAGTTTTCCAGGACTTGGCAGATCAGATGAATGGATAAGCCTCAAGTCTTTTCATTATGGGCAGTGCGAAACTGAAGAGGACCTCAATATGGTTAAGAGCTCAAAGATGTGGGCTAATAAGTCAGATAGGCCACCTTGCATCACCACTACTAGCGTTTCATGGAGGGATGACGACGCGCCAGGTAAGAGACAAATACTCTAACCCCCGTTCTCATCTCTTATATCAAGATAATAGAGAATtcttattcctttttttttgttgagaaaatttattttttctttctcatttcaattttaataaaaaataattaaatatttattaaaaatcaaaagatatttataataatttaaaatttttaaattaatttaatatttaagattttgaaaGATTTAAGAAAGAGAATATTATCTCTGACCTCTATCcgtttataattttaaagattttatctaTCTTCGTCCTCAATCCCATCTCTATTCCTATCAAGAAATGTATTCCCTATTCAAGAAAAGGTAGGTCAGGGATCCAATTTTGAGGATCGAATTCccacccctttttttttttggcttgagTTCATTGTGCCGGTGGTGGTAGGTCAAAATGTGGATATGCATACATTGCTGCAATGCCGGtagattttttgataaattgattCTGAGATATCCAGCAGTACGGAAAAAATGAAAGACTCATGGTCGAAGAACTTAACAAGATTCTACCTAAATCATGCCTTAATGATTCAGATGGAATGATTTTGCCTCCTTGGTAACATAACTActataaattttagtttgaatatacTACAAAAGCACATAAGGCTGCAAAAAGCAGGTTTAGATTGGATCAAGTCCAGTTCTAGTTGACAATAATGGATCATAAAGGACTAGCCACAATGCAGAGAAAGCTCAGCGAAAAAGTTTCCCTAGAGAAGGAAGATGACACCAAGAAATTACCCAATGCCCATATAGTGGAATACTCTGATTCAATAGTCTAGTTGATTGTTAAGACTGTATAAGAATTCACAAactatataatcaattttcagtTAGTATCTTCAATGTATGTAGAATGTCAATACATACCCACCATATCCCGCGCTTTGTCAACATGAAATTCCTTAAGATTATTACATTTACCCCTCTTACATGATTTAATGTCTATGTCGAAATTTACCCAACATCACTTAAAATAACACACAAAATAACTCTGATATCCTGGTCCATTAGCTCAATCCTCTGTCAAAATATCGTTCGTTTCAGAtacataattaatcataattttgttttttgtatttaCATTCCAAAACACGTTGTGATTGTTTAAAAATTCACTATATGTTTAACTATTTATATCTTATCATCCTCAAACAATGTGAGATACTCACACATACCTGTCATCTTTCTCATGTTctgtcaatataaaatttacgtAAAGGTGTTACAATTATTCGACATAAATATCCTTCCCCTTGATTCTACTTTTATACGTATACATtcttgagatatatatatatacccaaactcatatttattgactttcaaaaactcaaatatttattcatttattacattttattgttattgtcaggggtaaaattgttatttaaaaattttatttaaactcatattttaagattatcattaagttttcaaatgtttatttcAACTctataaacttatatttttcaagtttaaaaactgatttcTCTCCCTcacccacccccccccccccccaagtcTAAGGGTACAAAACTCTATTTTTTTGTCATATACATCACCCCCTCAAAtttctagaaaattttaattgtaccCCTATTcttcctttctccttctcttcaATGATAATTCGTTGCCACCTGTCATCAGTCTACCCTCTCGCCTTCCTAgttgctctcccttctctctctgACCGTCTTTATctccaaggaagaagaaaggtgTTTGTTTGAGACGTAGACTCGTCATCAAAGTCTTCATTAGACAAAGACCTTTCATCTTTGTCTCCGACAAAGATAACCAAAAAAAGAAGGTAGTGATCAACAACCAATGGCAACGAATCGTCGCtaaagagaaggagaaaggaagAATATGGGTGCAACTGAaattttctagaattttgaaGGGCAattgtatatgaaaaaaatagagTTTTGCAACCCTAGACTTAGATTGTTGGGAGGGGTGaaggttaatttttaaacctgaaaaatatgagtttaaaggataaaaataaaaatctaaaaatttagggataatcctaaaatatatatttaaataaaatttctaaataactattttacctttgacaataacagtaaaatttaacaaacagatgaatatttggttttcaaaaattaattgtaTGAGTTTAAGAttgcactaaaccttaggtgggaataagtcttttggccaaaaaaaaaatgacaccGACACATGAGAAATTTATACATATGTATAAAGTTGACAGCCATGGACTCAGCCTTTTTTGTCAGTCATATTCTGCTAGACAACAAGATTAGGGGAACTCAACAATGGTATAACATAGAATTTTTTATGGACTTCAAATGGGAATAACAAATTTAGTATAAGCTTATCAACAAAATAAAGAGGAAATTTAAaagtagaaaaacaaatttacatTTAGCATTTAAGAGTAACAAATACAACTCAACAATCAGCTtagaattcaaaaataatttggtCAGCAAGTCTCAAGATTAGATAACAAAATCCTACTGCATCAGATCAACTGTCACTGGCCGGTCAAAGTATAGACAACAACAGATGCCTGAAGATCTCGGTCCACCTTGAAGTGAGCATGGAAAAACCGTTGTAACTAGCATAACAAACACGATTTAGTTTGAAATGAAGAAAACGCTAAAAGTTGTGAGCGAACCAACAGAAAAGTGaaagatgatttaaaaaaaaacacttgaGATACAAGTTTGAGCATGTACCTCTTTGTAAGAATATGAAATGAGTAGATCCCTCAGTAGTTTTTCCTCTGAACTAAACAGGACAACATGACTTGGTAGAGACCTATTTTTCGCAATTTCTGATGTAAAACCGACAGGGTCAATCAAGAATTGATCCGACTCATCTAGTTCCTTATCTTCTCTGTTGAACAAAACACCAAACCAACAACGATTAGAAGGCAATGGATATCAAGACTGTAGAAAATATAATCCAACCAGCAGGGCAGTATAAAGACCTTGGTGAACAGTCCAGAAACCGCATGGGCAGGTTGCAATGCAGCGTGGAGTAGTAAGGTGTGGCATGACAAGGCATTAGGAAAAGAACACTTTTCACTTTCTCATTCTGAGCTTCTTTAGAGAGATAGTTCATCACATCTTCAGCTCCTCTCTGCCACACATAATTTAAGGAATGCATCAGccaaaagggaaaaatattacaacaaatTTTGCATCAGATTTTCCATTTTCTGGTTTTGTTACTTAACCCAGTTAGTTACCTGATGAACCAAGCTCATATACATGGCCATTGGAATATTGGTAGCAAGCAAGAAGAAAATTGTAAATTGCGTTTTTGTAGGCCACTTGGAATGATCATGTAAagaacttttctttttgttatcaGTTCTTTCCGTCTTGGCTAAATTATAACCAGAGAACATTAAAGCTAGGGGAAGCACAGGAAGGACAAACCTGCATTATAGCATAATTAAAGGATGTCATTTATGAACTAAAGCAAAGAAGCTGACGCTGCATTTTCATATCCTCACAAACTGAAACATTTTGAAATGGTATTCTTACCTGAATTCCTTATGACCTAGTAGACTGTAGATTGCAAGAACCCATACTATAAGACCACAAAGTTTCCAGTGTTTAGATTTCATGATGCCATAAAATGAAAATGGCATGAAAGTGAAGATCATGACTGGAAATCCACTGCTGAAGTACCAGTGCCACTTGTGAGTTCCATAATAATCTCCaccagaagaaagaaaattgaactTCAGAAAATTAAGAGGCACTAAAATCCAGGAGCCATACATCAAGCGATCTAGTAAGCATGTAAGTCCAAGCATCACGGCCCTGATACCATATGTAAGAGTATAAGGAATCAAGATGAAATAACCATCTACACTCTGTAGAGTGTCTCATGAATGTGCACTGCTACAAGGACTCTGCACTATTCCTAGAAGTACAAAAGACAGATGCCCAACATAAAGTATGACATAGCTGTTTCCACTCATCATAATATAGCAAATTGTGAATAGCAATTTGATTGCAGGGGCATGATAGTAATGAGCAATAGTTACAGTCAGAGACCACTGCAAATATCAGCAGGAACTTTATCTTTTACTTCAATGACTTCttataattaagtaaatatGCAAATTGACAATATTCCATCATCCAAATTTTCTTGTAAATGGTGATTTATACAGAACATATTCAGAATCTTGAGTTACTGGCCTAGATTTGTTACAGATATGGAAAATAATCTACAGAGGACAGCCACAACTATACCTTCcagaaaaaattagaaagaaaatgattcattaaattttgtaaagttACAAACCTTAGTCACAATTGgttgtttgaataattttattttaagtaatcATCTATTACAAGCAATTCTGATGGATAAgagaatcaaaatattaaaaacagagtgaaatgaaaattaattataatctatACCCCTTAGTCCATACAAACAGAGGCATATGATATACAGAactataaatatgataatcaagCTCAGGACATGTGGAATAgataagagaaacaaaaagttaaaaacaattACATCAGGGAGCAATAAATTAATACCTACCCAATTGGGAGCACCTCTAGAAAAACAAATCTAAGTCTATCACGTGTAACAAGTAACTCAAGAAGGCCAACATACAACCATATAATAGCACTTGTTGGTCGAATGGCACAAGCTAATGCTGCCACTGCCAATCCCCACTTCCTTGAAACAGGGTGAACTTTGCCAGCAGAAACTCTCATGCAAGGCCAATAGTATAGGCCTGCAAGGGTAAGAACAGTCTCCAAACTATTTGATAATGTGCGGTTGAAACAGTAAAACATGAACCAATTTGTCAATTGACAAAACAACTGCAGAAGAGTTAAGTACATCAACTACAACCAGCAGCACGATGGACAATGCAATGCCttttgttttaacaaaaatgCAAAGTTCAAGTAGGAAATGAaagaataacattaaattaagaaaactaAAGTTCACTCTACTAAGAACACATAAAAGAAGGATACTGCCCATTTTGCAACATGACCACCAAAGAGGACATGAGAAAGTTTATACACGTATAGATCACCAACTGCAGAAAACACAGACTGCAGCAGCCGTGGAGCCTTTATCTACAAAGCATAGAAGAAAAGATATAAGTGTGTCTttgaacaacaaaaataaaaagcacTACTTTCATCCACCAGTAATTTGAAATCATGAGTGGATGCAACATAGCCAAAATGAAGGGACTAGTACATTCCTATTGCAAACAGATGACTGCATATAAAAGCATTtcattttgatgattttctaaaccataatttctcaataacaaaaaataaaaaaaaaacttatgcCAGCAGGAAAACTGAACCCACTATTTATACTTTGAAACCTACTACAGTTGTAGAATCCAGTCCCATCCTATATTCAAGATTGAGTGAAccaagaaaattaagaaaattaaacaagCATGAATAGtcatacaaaataatatgatgaGTTCCACTTATGGCTAAAAAGGATCAAGTTGTCACTAATATGAGCAACTGCTCGCTCAGTGAACCAATGCCCTGCATTGTTCGCACAAAAATAAGAACATACTT is part of the Mangifera indica cultivar Alphonso chromosome 13, CATAS_Mindica_2.1, whole genome shotgun sequence genome and harbors:
- the LOC123194031 gene encoding uncharacterized protein LOC123194031; its protein translation is MRRAGFLLRNNRNKKMKMGCLRMRKKVKFANFSVQRNLSTLRRIIPGCEKADTATLFHKSIEHIVKLKFQVHILRSLTNYYGI
- the LOC123194057 gene encoding mannosyltransferase APTG1, which gives rise to MRRRRVNTHPVNPSDEEAETESSSSVLFASEKRVFAVCLALRIVNALLIQTYFNPDEHWQALEVAHRMVFGYGHLTWEWKKGIRSYLHPMLFALLYKILALLHLDTPLVMIKAPRLLQSVFSAVGDLYVYKLSHVLFGGHVAKWALFCQLTNWFMFYCFNRTLSNSLETVLTLAGLYYWPCMRVSAGKVHPVSRKWGLAVAALACAIRPTSAIIWLYVGLLELLVTRDRLRFVFLEVLPIGAVMLGLTCLLDRLMYGSWILVPLNFLKFNFLSSGGDYYGTHKWHWYFSSGFPVMIFTFMPFSFYGIMKSKHWKLCGLIVWVLAIYSLLGHKEFRFVLPVLPLALMFSGYNLAKTERTDNKKKSSLHDHSKWPTKTQFTIFFLLATNIPMAMYMSLVHQRGAEDVMNYLSKEAQNEKVKSVLFLMPCHATPYYSTLHCNLPMRFLDCSPREDKELDESDQFLIDPVGFTSEIAKNRSLPSHVVLFSSEEKLLRDLLISYSYKELQRFFHAHFKVDRDLQASVVVYTLTGQ